The genomic interval ATGAAAAGTCAAACCACTAAAAGGAAATTCTCCAAACAAATACACCGTGACCCAACAGAAAGACCATGGGTCATAAATCATAATACAAGTGGGCAGAAATTAGAATATCAAACAATTGAACATCCAGGGTAAGTATACCGCAAAGATGATCAGGAAGGTTTTCCAACCATTTAAAAGAATCATTAATAAGATAATCAGGATGAAATGAAGCAGAAAGAACAGAAAGTTTCTTACCGCTTTAAATGTTTCAAGTAATTTACCAAGCTGGTGGGCATGCTGCTCCTGATCGTTAACTCCATCAAGCATGATGTACTCAAtaaagatggtctgcttgctgTGATCGAACATTCAGGTGTTTATTGAAACTCAAAGCTATCGGTTCTTATATTTGGCACTGATGATGATATTTAGTAATCTTATTCTTACCTCTCATTTTGATATGATTGCAGTGCATTCATTAGCTTTACTAAAGGAAAGGCCCGGGCAGCAGGCATTATATGACAGCGTATGTCTTGGTCAGGAGCGTGCAAGGACACAGCTAGATTTATATTGGGAAGATCATTATTGAACTTATTGATGGAATGGATAATCCCAACCTGCAGTACGCAATATTAAGATTCAAAGTCACAATTACTGCTGTTTCAGTCCTAACAAAAGTTCAATCTTTCAGCTGCATCAATCCCAAGGAAAATTCAATTGCTAAACTAAATATTAGCAGGATTTACAACTTAATGGATCATATAGGGACATGCATCATAATCACAACGATTTACTAATGTCAAAACACGAGCATAAAACTGTAAAAGATCAAGTAAATCAGCAGCAAAGCTTTCACCAGTCAGAATGATAAGAACCATGCTATACTGAAAAGTAAATCTGAGGAGTAAATACTAGAAAGGACTCAATAATAGGTGGGtggaaatatatttttgattCCTAAGAAATGTATGATAATAGAAACCTGATAGAACATCTGAAATTCATTATTCATTTAGAAAGGCATTGAACAATATTAAAACAGGATATCCTTAGAATATCCAAAAGCCAACTGCAATACTTGCAAAGTTGGTGAAACTCTTTTCCGTATTTTCCAAAATGTGTTTAGCATGGCACAGGAGCAAGTACTAGGTTGTTCAGAAGGTTAAATTGAACTTTTAAAAGGTTAAATGCAAACACAAGATAGCCTTCCAACAGCCATCTCAAGAACAATTATTCCACATGCAAAATGAGGTACTTGTGCAGTTATACTCACAGTAGATACAGTAATTCTCTTAGGTGAAAGCTGGAATGGAGAGCCTATCAAGACTTGGATAGCTTCAACCAAAGCAGTATAGTTGTTTAATGGCTCCCCCATTCCCTGCATATAAAGCAGAACTATGAGGTAAAACTCCTCTGCTAGGTACCAATAAGCAATTCTTAAAAACACAAATTCAAAATTGTTATCTGCTAATTTCTGTCAAATGGAATGGCATGACTATAGAACTGGGAGAACAGTTCATTAATAAGAACAATTTAAACTCACAAATATGCACCAAAACAAGCTGATGTACCATGCATTCATGCAGTGTGGTGGTTTTCTAATTTCTCAGATGGGAAGCCATCTAAGCATCTAACCCATGTAATGGAATACAATACATATCCTTTCTACCTTAATGAAGTAAAGTGGGAAAACTCACACAGCAAGCCCGTTTTTCCTATGGAAGACATAAAATCTAGCAAAAACAGTACagaataaatacatatatacataggCAATACTTCATAAGCATAGCATGGCTTGCCTTGCCATGGCCTGTATGAAATCCAGTGGGCAGTACAAATAAAACCAAGCAAACAACTGAATGAACAGTGTGAGGCCACTAGGTCTGGATGATGAAAACATGATGGCACTCATTGTTGCCTTTTTGCACATCCAGTGGACTGTGCACGATttccttttgaaaagaaaattcaggcaaattccaacagcttgaaattttATATTACCATGAAAACAACATTCCGAATCTGAGAATAACGGGATGCATGAACCAACTGCTCCACAATTTCTCCTGAAGACAGATTGCTTTTGAAGCCCATCGTTCCTGTAGCACAGAATCTACAGCCCATCTTGCATCCTACCTGTGTTAATTTTAGATGCAAGGTCAGTGTCTATCAAGTAAGCCACCAGCTTCCCAAGGATAACTTACATTGTCACAAATATAGTTGCCCACAGGACGACAGGTCATCAGAAGAAATATTGGCAATACATGAAGACATTAAAGAATGATTTTCACAAAACAACTTGCCACCCAATGTGCAAAGCAGATATATCTACCTGTGAGGAGACACAGAGGGTTGAGCGCACGCCACCAGGCCGAGGCTTCCCGTCATACTTCCCCAATCGCGTGTCATACCGCATGATCACTGCTTCTACAGATTCCCCATTCTAGGTTATGAAATTGAAGAGGAATAAGTTGATATTAGCAGAAAAggatcaacaaaaaaaaaatcagacaacAGCAGTAACAAGACAACAACCAAACGGAAGGGCAACTGACAGTTGACAACTTGGCATGCATTTACATGTTTGTTATCAGACAAAAGAGTAACCAAGATCGAGTCAAACTGGAGCTGCAAAATATACTCAGAGTTTAATTTATGGTtggattaaaatttgaaaataacctACCTAATACAGGACACGAACTCATTAGGTCATAACCCTTACATTGAATCTTCCAAGCTTTGCATCGAGAGCGCAATGATAACCTAGGAAACTATAAATGGCTTCCCAAGGGAGAGATAAAAGTGAAAACACATGCTAGACCAAATCCTTCGTTTCTAATGTACAGCTTGAGATACTCATTTAAATTCAGTCCCTAAAAGAGTGGCGTGCCAATTGTGCAAGTATGCGTGAGGCCTTCTGTTCATATCCACATGCATTCAAATGGATTTAAAATCAATAGAGCGGACGTTTCGGAAATACCCAGAGCAAACTGCCCACATACATCGATGCTATTAGGTGATAAGTGCTAGCAGGTTAACagcggtaaaaaaaattacaaacccTAAAACATCTTGCAGACTTCTCCTGATCCCATAATCACCATTAGTACTGCATGTTCAAACCACCAAAATGTGCAATCTACAAAATCCCCCAAGTTTGAGCATACAGCACGAAAGTGGCACAATCTAATTCAATTCACCTTGAGTCGGATAAGGAGCTTGGTAGTGGTGCGGTCCTTGGACTCCGCGGCGGTGGTGAGCGTCGACGTGGTCGGCTGGAACTTCTGCCGAAGGAGCGCGTACGCGGCCGCCGGGAGCGACGGGACGGCGTCCAGGTCGCCGCACCTGGGGTTCTGCAACACGTACCTGCACGCGAAGAGGAAATCACCCCTTCAGACCAAGACGAGGTTTCTATCTCTcggatgacaaaaaaaaaatcgagagGGACAGAGACGGCGAGCGCTAGGGTTCGAGGGGGGCGGCGGAAGGGCGCGTACTTCCAGATGAGAGGGATGAAGTGAGGGGAGATGCCGGCCGCCGCGAACTCCGCGCGGATGTAGGCGGCGTCGAACacggagcggcgcggcggaggcggcggcgacgacgacgaagaagaagacgacgacgacgacgccattggGATTCGGGAGGAGTGGAGTGTGAGGAGGGGATGCGGCGGGggggttggaacttggaaggcTGGTGCGGACGATGCGCTGCCTCCAGCAGTGTGGGTTTTGGGGGTTTTTTTGCAGTTGGAAATGCTTCGAAATGAAATGCTGCCCTGTAATAATATGGACTGCCAGCTGCCCAGCTGTTGTGGAGTTGTGGTTACAGGCAGTAGAAAAGTATTGATGCATTGCTACTTTTGCAGCGTAAATTATgatttatttcttattttattatatttgtcgcgttcaactttattttttatgaactAATAATATGACTGTGCATTGTAATGTGTCCATACAATTAAAAATGGGCTAAGAAACATGAGTATAGCGTAAAGTGAGGTATTTTCTGAATTGCTAAacacttttccttttttctttctttaccgGTTTCTTTTTTAAGTGGCGCAATAGCCGCTTCTCTTTTTCTTGTGCGGTGCGCGTGAGGAAGATGGAGCGGGAAGGAGGACGACTGTTCTTATACGTTAGGAGACATCACATTCAACTTTAATCActtttaaataataattttgtaaaaattttaatataCTATGTTATCGAAAGATGTGTTATTGTGAGATAGACATATTCACATTAAACAATGCCggcaaatatttagaaacattTGCTAAAAGAGACGCGTGTTTTGTACTAGAAATTTGCAGGTATTACAGCTCTCAACCGGCATGTTAATTTTATCAGccatcaaaaatttaaattatacaAGTTAATTTATATAGTtgagtttaaagtagttttattTGTCAGTCTATTTTTTTAGCATTAGTTTTTAAACTacgaataatatatataaaacgATTCCCCCATCAATTTTTTAAACTTGTTTTGTTTACATTTCTACAACCATCAGCTGTATCTACCAATCATAGTTACTTATTGGGTTGGTATAGATGTGTATGTAACCAATGGGAGTCCTTTTGATCATGGTGGCATTTTCCATTCAAATGAACATCGAAGCTATTTGTATGAAAAGTTGAAAACCACCTTTCGCTGAAGAGATAAGCTAAAGTTTTGCATACCAACTGCGGAGAGAAATGTCGAATATACATGAACATATGTGGGCGCATGTACCATCTTAATCGTCCAGATTGCTCCAAAATCTATACATGATAGAAAGGGAGATATCTATGTCATAGGGCAtacccctcaaaaaaaaaaaccctaaaaaaaatgtcatagGGCATGTAACTACATGAACACAGCGTACAGGGAGTGCAAAGTGGAGTTAAAAAGTTCGCTAGTTCGTAGTATTCCGTTACAGAACTAGCAGGTGCATAGCGACCAGCCGTGCCTAAAAGCATGTCTAGAACAAGCCACAGCACAAACAAAAACGTGACTAGACATCATCTTACAAGAACACATTGGCCTCCGATAGGCATTTTAATGGGAGGCAAATTGTTTACTCTTGTTCTTAGTTCATGGATCATACATAAAGTAAACTGAGAATATTGAGCACATTTTCTTAGTCTCAAATAGAAGAAAACATTGTCAACCCCAAAATTCAGCCAGCTGCATTTGAGGGACGCGGCATCAAGACAGACGGTCTGACAGCATTCAACACCAATGACACCAAGTATCATCTATCTAGCCATTGCAAAATATGTCCAGAAAGCAATCCCAAGCCGTAGCTACAGCGCCAACAATGCCTCAATTTTTGCAATCTGCTCTTCTTCGGTCTTAGGAGTAGGGCTTCTGTTCGTTTGGTCATAAAGGTCATGCTTCCATTTTTCTGCTTGATCACCTGCAGCCTGGTGCATGCTGTTTCGCCCATCATATGGGTTGTTAAACCTATCTCTGCCCCTTCCTCTACCAGCAAAACGCCCCCATGAATCATAGCCATTTCTTTGGCCAGCATTCCTGTGATCAGAAAATCCCCTCCtcatacctcgaccatctgGCCTTCCGAATGGTCCCCCATGCCTATCAAATCCCCGTGGGTGATAATTTCTCCTTTCTTCTCCTATTGCAGAGGTAGGCCCAGCTTGATCATGTTTCTGTGACCTTGAATCTGGTTCTGTAACAGCAGTCACAGATTCTTTCCCCTCCAGTGGTATGCCCATCTCATTAAATGGTGGCCTTCTTTTGGAAGGGTGAGCTTCTTCCTCCAACTGGAAGAACCCATCATGCTTCCATGTAGACTCACCATCATTCTGTTGTTCATCCTGCACAGCCTTTCCTTCgtctttgtttttctctctaTCTCCAACATGCTCCTTTTCATCCCTTTGTCTTCCCCGGTCTTTAAAACAATAACAAGCAAACGCAAATGAGGGAAGCTGGAAAATAAATAAGTGCAGAACATAAAAACTAAGGAGGCAACTCACCACTAGCCTGGCGGTAATAGCGCCGACCACCTTGCCCAGCACTGCCACGTTCATCGTGCTGTACATACAAGCATAAGTAGCCTAATGTTGTCAAATATAGTGGGCACTTGTAGGTATATGCCATAAACGAAGTTCCACAACTACACAAGGTATATACTACTCATGCATATTGAGCTGTAGACAAAGACATAACAACAAACCAATATCCTCGCTGCATATTTTTGAACTTCGCAACACTATGAGAAAACAAACATTAACATGGCAGCCATtgcaaacaataaaaaaaaggaccCAGGAAACAGCAAATTTAAACCAAAATCATATGCAACTACTTACAATTGGAAAACATTACAAGAAAGTACATCCCCCTGCCTCAAAATgtataaagaaggagatgaagatGTCAATTCGTTTTAGTACAACAATACAAGATCAATTACAGTGTAAGCTACCCCTACCACTacccaaaaaagaaatatatgatTTAGAGATAAATTACTTGTTGCTTTTCCTGGAGGAATTACTTACTACTGAAAGAACATCTGTTGTAAGCTCAACCCAGCTCATTCAGAAAGATATcaaaatgtgtaaacttgaaTCACAATATGGAGGAACAGCTGGCAGACCATGGATCTAACTAATATATACACTTGACTCTAATAGAAGAAAAATGTAACATTGAAATAGAAGAACGATATATATATTGGTATATTGCTACATACTCTACTAACAAACACAGGAAGTAACTTGTGACACAACATATTTCAGTTAGTGGGGATCACTTGTTTAGACAATACTATATTGGATATGTGAACtaaatatagaaattaaatgaaTTGGCTATCGTGCAAgcttgcatattttttaaaagggcaacagaaatatattatataagGAGAACCGGCATTAATAATTGTTACTGTCGGGGCATATGTATGCTGTATGCAAACATACAAAGCCAGGCTAGT from Oryza glaberrima chromosome 3, OglaRS2, whole genome shotgun sequence carries:
- the LOC127765150 gene encoding uncharacterized protein LOC127765150, with product MASSSSSSSSSSSPPPPPRRSVFDAAYIRAEFAAAGISPHFIPLIWKYVLQNPRCGDLDAVPSLPAAAYALLRQKFQPTTSTLTTAAESKDRTTTKLLIRLKNGESVEAVIMRYDTRLGKYDGKPRPGGVRSTLCVSSQVGCKMGCRFCATGTMGFKSNLSSGEIVEQLVHASRYSQIRNVVFMGMGEPLNNYTALVEAIQVLIGSPFQLSPKRITVSTVGIIHSINKFNNDLPNINLAVSLHAPDQDIRCHIMPAARAFPLVKLMNALQSYQNESKQTIFIEYIMLDGVNDQEQHAHQLGKLLETFKAVVNLIPFNPIGSSNNFKTSSEHNVKKFQKILRGIYNIRTTIRQQMGQDIAGACGQLVVSLPDERSAGGATLLSDIEDIRI
- the LOC127768314 gene encoding uncharacterized protein LOC127768314; this encodes MATGEAQEASRRDGRERDEHDASRRERERDHTHGRRPHSSSRSRLDDPSPRRRREDRRHHESDRSHRHRSRAEEGAKAVDRDQKRDRPLQDAAQPDDLLRAETKPLDDARNGSPTRHERSPRGTKRFPESRDARRPRSFFQHDERGSAGQGGRRYYRQASDRGRQRDEKEHVGDREKNKDEGKAVQDEQQNDGESTWKHDGFFQLEEEAHPSKRRPPFNEMGIPLEGKESVTAVTEPDSRSQKHDQAGPTSAIGEERRNYHPRGFDRHGGPFGRPDGRGMRRGFSDHRNAGQRNGYDSWGRFAGRGRGRDRFNNPYDGRNSMHQAAGDQAEKWKHDLYDQTNRSPTPKTEEEQIAKIEALLAL